In Streptosporangiales bacterium, one genomic interval encodes:
- a CDS encoding 2,3,4,5-tetrahydropyridine-2,6-dicarboxylate N-succinyltransferase: protein MSTSAIAATIDELWEARATLDASDPDIKKTVVEAVDLLDSGHARVAAVDEATDEVVVDERAKRAILLSFRVLDMAESSAGDFRYRDRVPLKERLGGARVVPGAVVRWGAHLADGVVVMPSFVNIGGYVDAGSMVDTWATVGSCAQIGKNVHLAGGVGIGGVLEPPNAVPVVVEDDAFVGSRCIVVDGARVRRGAKLGAGCVLTKTTRVYDAETGDELPRGEVPAWSVVVPSSRTKSFPGGDFGMPCLLVLKRLPEGGSHDKLQLNDILRDHGVAG from the coding sequence ATGAGTACCAGTGCCATCGCCGCGACGATCGACGAGCTGTGGGAGGCGCGTGCGACGCTCGACGCCTCGGACCCGGACATAAAGAAGACCGTGGTCGAGGCGGTCGACCTGCTCGACTCCGGCCACGCGCGGGTCGCCGCCGTGGACGAGGCCACCGACGAGGTCGTGGTCGACGAGCGCGCCAAGCGCGCGATCCTGCTGTCGTTCCGCGTACTCGACATGGCCGAGTCGTCCGCCGGTGACTTCAGGTACCGCGACCGGGTGCCGCTGAAGGAGCGCCTCGGCGGTGCGCGCGTGGTGCCCGGCGCGGTGGTCCGGTGGGGTGCGCACCTCGCCGACGGCGTCGTGGTGATGCCGAGCTTCGTGAACATCGGCGGCTACGTCGACGCGGGCTCGATGGTCGACACCTGGGCGACGGTGGGCTCCTGCGCGCAGATCGGCAAGAACGTCCACCTCGCCGGCGGGGTCGGCATCGGTGGGGTGCTGGAGCCGCCGAACGCCGTGCCGGTGGTCGTCGAGGACGACGCGTTCGTCGGGTCGCGCTGCATCGTGGTCGACGGCGCCAGGGTGCGCCGCGGCGCGAAGCTGGGCGCCGGCTGCGTGCTGACCAAGACCACCAGGGTGTACGACGCGGAGACCGGCGACGAGCTGCCCCGCGGCGAGGTACCCGCCTGGTCGGTCGTCGTGCCGTCGTCGCGTACGAAGAGCTTCCCCGGCGGCGACTTCGGCATGCCGTGCCTGCTGGTGCTCAAGCGCCTGCCGGAAGGCGGGTCGCACGACAAGCTGCAACTCAACGACATCCTCCGCGACCATGGGGTGGCCGGCTGA
- a CDS encoding succinyl-diaminopimelate desuccinylase — MGWPAEPVGRRADVATDGNSRGDPELTEHLDLTEDAAAVTAQLVDVASVSGDEQHIADLVERALGGLPHLTVERDGNVVRASTELGRPERVVLAGHLDTVPIKENVPSWRDGDLLYGRGACDMKAGVAVQLRLAATVPEPTRDVTYLFYDCEEIDNERNGLTRISRTRPDWLAGAFAVLLEPTDAAVEGGCQGNMRVEVTVPGKAAHSARSWLGMNAIHHADDVLARLVDYTAREVHIDGLTYREGMNAVRIGGGIAGNVIPDECVITVNYRFAPSRSEAEAEVHLRELFAGYRVTVVDSAPGAMPGLSHPAAKDFVAAIGGGARPKFGWTDVARFSAIGVPAVNYGPGDPNLAHTDNEHVPVAAVLDCESRMRDWLAS, encoded by the coding sequence ATGGGGTGGCCGGCTGAGCCGGTCGGCCGGAGGGCTGACGTAGCTACTGACGGAAACTCGAGGGGGGATCCTGAGTTGACCGAGCACCTGGACCTGACCGAGGACGCCGCTGCCGTCACGGCTCAGCTGGTCGACGTAGCGTCGGTGAGTGGCGACGAGCAACACATCGCGGACCTGGTGGAGCGTGCGCTCGGCGGGCTGCCGCACCTGACGGTGGAGCGCGACGGCAACGTGGTGCGCGCGTCCACCGAGCTCGGCCGCCCGGAACGGGTGGTGCTCGCCGGCCACCTGGACACCGTGCCGATCAAGGAGAACGTGCCGTCGTGGCGCGACGGCGATCTCCTGTACGGCCGCGGTGCCTGCGACATGAAGGCCGGCGTCGCGGTGCAGCTGCGGCTCGCCGCGACCGTGCCAGAGCCCACCCGCGACGTCACGTACCTCTTCTACGACTGTGAAGAGATCGACAACGAGCGCAACGGGCTCACCCGGATCTCGCGGACCCGGCCGGACTGGCTGGCCGGTGCGTTCGCCGTGCTGCTCGAACCCACCGACGCCGCCGTCGAAGGCGGGTGCCAGGGCAACATGCGGGTGGAGGTGACTGTGCCTGGCAAGGCCGCGCACAGCGCCCGCAGCTGGCTCGGCATGAACGCCATCCACCACGCGGACGACGTGCTCGCGCGGCTGGTCGACTACACCGCGCGGGAGGTGCACATCGACGGCCTCACGTACCGGGAGGGCATGAACGCCGTCCGGATAGGAGGCGGCATCGCCGGCAACGTGATCCCCGACGAGTGCGTGATCACCGTCAACTACCGGTTCGCGCCGAGCCGTTCCGAGGCGGAGGCTGAGGTGCACCTGCGCGAGCTGTTCGCCGGCTACCGGGTCACCGTGGTCGACTCCGCGCCCGGCGCCATGCCGGGACTGTCGCACCCGGCCGCGAAGGACTTCGTGGCGGCCATCGGCGGCGGTGCCCGGCCGAAGTTCGGCTGGACGGACGTCGCACGGTTCTCCGCGATCGGCGTGCCCGCCGTCAACTACGGTCCTGGCGACCCCAACCTCGCACACACCGACAACGAGCACGTCCCCGT